A single region of the Liolophura sinensis isolate JHLJ2023 chromosome 9, CUHK_Ljap_v2, whole genome shotgun sequence genome encodes:
- the LOC135475626 gene encoding sialin-like, translated as MTFCEQTDAISCNSLQQSIGQLIQAAIVQEKEDIGEFEWDKPLQSEVLSAFFYGYVITQILGGWLARKYGCRLILGIGMLLSALATALFPICARTHIYLVFANRFITGLGTSVCIPAVYALWGRWAPPLERTKLISFSMSGVSLGAIVSNSLSGYLCKYGFDNGWGSIFYVFGGGSILWLTLWFFVVYDSPADHPRISAAERDYIQKSMGIASSHTDTEHKTPWVAILKSRSIWVVAFGHFCVNWLNLTLATDLPTYMKEVLKFDVKANGLLSSVPYITNIASSITAGILADKVRRKKLLSTTATRRVFTAVAFIGSGAFLVAAGFVNCDWRWEAVIFLAVANGFLGLTRGGCMVNHVDFGRRYAGELYGITNTIANAPGMVVPIVNGALTPSGTREEWLHVFMLCGILCFLGTVVFSSMGRGEPEPWAETPTTIELEDMNRDMSKSGSMENGTAEAPVTIELQDTSEDISNSRSLGNGTASGAEARAKENQEGHQATSRK; from the exons atgacgttttgtgagCAAACTGATGCCATATCCTGTAATTCATTGCAGCAGAGTATAGGTCAGTTGATCCAAGCCGCCATAGTGCAGGAAAAG GAAGACATAGGCGAGTTTGAGTGGGACAAGCCTCTCCAGTCGGAGGTGCTCTCTGCCTTCTTCTATGGCTACGTCATTACACAGATTCTGGGTGGTTGGCTCGCCAGAAAGTACGGCTGTCGCCTAATTCTGGGAATCGGAATGTTGTTGTCAGCCCTGGCAACGGCCTTGTTTCCGATCTGCGCTCGCACTCACATATACCTCGTGTTCGCCAATAGGTTTATCACAGGACTGGGCACG AGTGTATGCATACCGGCAGTCTATGCGTTATGGGGCCGATGGGCACCCCCTTTAGAGAGAACCAAACTCATATCTTTCTCTATGTCTG GCGTATCTCTTGGTGCTATCGTTAGTAACAGTCTCTCGGGATATCTATGTAAATATGGCTTTGATAATGGATGGGGCTCCATCTTTTACGTTTTCG GTGGGGGTAGCATTCTGTGGCTCACTCTCTGGTTCTTCGTGGTTTACGACAGTCCGGCGGACCATCCCCGAATTTCAGCCGCCGAGAGGGACTACATACAGAAGAGCATGGGGATTGCCTCGTCACACACG gATACTGAGCACAAGACTCCGTGGGTGGCCATTCTCAAGTCACGATCAATATGGGTGGTGGCCTTTGGCCATTTCTGTGTCAACTGGCTGAACCTCACTCTGGCCACAGATTTACCAACTTATATGAAAGAAGTACTAAAATTCGACGTCAAAGCG AACGGGTTGTTGTCGTCAGTGCCTTACATCACCAACATCGCCAGCTCCATAACGGCAGGAATCTTGGCAGACAAGGTCAGAAGGAAAAAGCTCCTGTCTACCACAGCCACCCGGAGGGTTTTCACAGCTGTAG CATTCATTGGTTCGGGAGCGTTTCTCGTTGCTGCTGGATTTGTAAACTGTGATTGGCGTTGGGAAGCTGTCATCTTTCTGGCAGTAGCCAATGGTTTTCTCGGACTCACCAGGGGCGGCTGCATGGTTAATCACGTGGACTTTGGTCGCAG GTATGCCGGAGAATTGTACGGTATAACAAACACCATTGCTAACGCACCGGGAATGGTTGTCCCAATAGTAAACGGTGCACTTACACCCAGT GGCACTCGTGAAGAATGGTTGCACGTCTTCATGTTGTGTGGAATCTTGTGTTTTCTGGGAACGGTTGTCTTTTCCTCTATGGGACGTGGTGAACCGGAGCCTTGGGCGGAGACACCTACGACTATAGAGCTGGAGGACATGAATCGAGACATGTCCAAATCCGGATCCATGGAAAACGGTACAGCGGAGGCACCCGTGACTATAGAGCTGCAGGATACAAGTGAGGACATATCAAATTCCCGATCCCTGGGGAACGGTACAGCCTCTGGAGCAGAAGCGAGAGCAAAGGAAAATCAAGAAGGCCATCAAGCCACAAGTCGGAAATAA